The sequence below is a genomic window from Deltaproteobacteria bacterium.
GGCAGTGATGATCTTCTTTTTGGTGCGTTATTGGAACTCACTCGTCTGCGCTTTCCTGAGTATCTCGTCTACACTACCAACCTCGGGAGTTTCGGTGGATTGGATGCGTTAAAGAACGGCAAAGCGCACGTTGCACTCGCTCATCTTCGTGATCACACAACCGGAGAATATAACACACCGTTCCTGACGCAGCAGTTCGCCGAAGGAACAGTCGTTGCTATCACCTTATGGCATCGCCGGGTAGGATTATTGTCGCGCACCGATGGACCACAGGTCACGTCATTTGCTGACTTTCGTCGCCGCAAAGTCCACTTCGTCAATCGCCAACGTGGCTCTGGCATACGTTGGCTGATTGATCAACACATCGAAACCAACAAACTCAAAGTGAACCACCTCAAGGGCTACGACACCGAAGTGTGGACCCATTGGGAAGTCGGACTCCAGATTCTGCGTCGATATGCGGATGTTGGAGTTGCCACCGAAGCTGTCGCCCGGTTGTT
It includes:
- a CDS encoding helix-turn-helix domain-containing protein, giving the protein MPETLLNTREVAAYLQINEKQVYRLVRTGRIPCTRVTGKWLFPQTLVEKWIQRSAQTKNLGTTRPMAVAERFGLDRGLLTAGSDDLLFGALLELTRLRFPEYLVYTTNLGSFGGLDALKNGKAHVALAHLRDHTTGEYNTPFLTQQFAEGTVVAITLWHRRVGLLSRTDGPQVTSFADFRRRKVHFVNRQRGSGIRWLIDQHIETNKLKVNHLKGYDTEVWTHWEVGLQILRRYADVGVATEAVARLLGLIFSPLVQERFDLVVLKDHYFTKPIQALLQVLTSDELQQKATTLGGYDTREAGTVVFPA